A single window of Apodemus sylvaticus chromosome 4, mApoSyl1.1, whole genome shotgun sequence DNA harbors:
- the Sprr4 gene encoding small proline-rich protein 4: MPSHQHQNQQQCTPQVQQQQAKQPCQPPPTKCQEACGPKTKDPCVPHAKKQCPTRSTANPAQLKCPSAHQDPKCKQK; the protein is encoded by the coding sequence ATGCCTTCCCATCAGCATCAGAATCAGCAACAGTGCACACCACAAGTCCAGCAGCAGCAGGCGAAGCAGCCCTGTCAGCCACCTCCTACCAAATGTCAAGAGGCATGTGGGCCCAAAACCAAGGATCCATGTGTTCCTCATGCCAAAAAACAATGCCCAACGAGGAGCACAGCTAACCCAGCTCAGCTGAAGTGCCCTTCTGCACATCAAGACCCTAAGTGTAAACAGAAGTAA